From the Garra rufa chromosome 17, GarRuf1.0, whole genome shotgun sequence genome, one window contains:
- the LOC141289207 gene encoding uncharacterized protein yields MAGEDVVLKCNIAELYSPCSTVAWLRVIPENATITLTDRLQIDPHHSSKKSSSICTGVIANSTVLDSSTYYCAAVHSRFAHIGNGSRVIVKERTVLPVIDILTPLITNGLLVPIQCVVNGVEASRVQMFWTVDGRKEKGQPVLSHGNDGDIQIARNQILITAKEWERMVQCVCVVEFGGQLYTKTLQPLDAPGVCYAVKYMYLSVGLICGLLLLITVIIYRLRRKPF; encoded by the exons ATGGCTGGAGAGGATGTTGTTTTAAAGTGCAACATAGCAGAGCTGTACTCCCCGTGTTCAACAGTGGCTTGGCTGAGAGTCATTCCTGAGAATGCGACGATCACCCTCACCGACAGACTTCAGATCGATCCTCATCACTCGTCCAAGAAGTCGAGCAGTATTTGTACTGGTGTTATCGCCAATTCAACGGTGCTTGACTCCAGTACGTACTACTGCGCAGCAGTGCACAGCCGCTTTGCTCACATTGGTAATGGATCCAGAGTTATTGTGAAAG AACGCACTGTGCTTCCTGTTATTGATATTCTTACACCACTGATCACGAACGGTCTTTTGGTTCCTATTCAGTGTGTTGTGAATGGGGTTGAGGCTTCTCGAGTACAGATGTTCTGGACTGTGGATGGGAGAAAAGAGAAAGGACAGCCAGTTTTGTCACATGGGAATGATGGTGACATCCAGATTGCCAGAAATCAAATCCTGATTACTGCTAAGGAGTGGGAAAGGAtggtgcagtgtgtgtgtgtagtagAGTTTGGAGGACAGCTTTATACCAAGACCCTTCAGCCACTTG ATGCACCGGGTGTGTGTTATGCTGTAAAATACATGTATCTGTCTGTTGGCTTAATTTGTGGTCTCCTGCTTCTGATAACAGTGATTATTTATAGGCTGAGACGAAAACCTTTTTAA
- the LOC141290250 gene encoding uncharacterized protein, translated as MYDLLFLVLLWLILPKAMAGTVYQFPVSVKVRSGEKVTMHCQLKEVHSFCHTMAWVRVHPVSGMIDILQDSKIPGQIKDQEENTVCQTSIYNATEQDSGTYYCIATDREHMYLGNGTAIIVQADSTVMPSVDIMAFASSNNHDSTVTLQCTFGYAPSHVYVHWLIGSRKKNGQTLFVWLEGDEKSVKTHNYITVSAEEWRTGGACTCVVNLGGWMINKTLHYYDIQDTCYPLVRVTRIFAIATALLFLTTLLILGGRL; from the exons ATGTACGACCTCCTTTTTCTTGTCTTGCTCTGGTTAATTTTGCCAAAAG CAATGGCGGGTACAGTTTATCAGTTTCCTGTGTCAGTGAAGGTGAGATCGGGTGAAAAAGTGACCATGCACTGCCAGCTGAAAGAAGTGCACTCATTCTGTCACACCATGGCCTGGGTGAGAGTGCATCCCGTGAGTGGAATGATAGACATTCTGCAGGACTCAAAAATCCCTGGACAGATTAAAGATCAGGAGGAAAACACAGTGTGTCAGACTTCTATTTACAATGCAACGGAACAGGATTCTGGGACGTATTACTGCATCGCTACAGACCGTGAGCATATGTACCTCGGGAATGGCACAGCTATCATTGTACAAG CTGACAGCACTGTGATGCCGTCTGTTGATATCATGGCATTTGCCAGCAGCAATAACCATGACTCTACAGTCACTCTTCAGTGTACATTTGGATATGCTCCATCACATGTCTATGTGCACTGGCTCATAGGGAGCAGAAAGAAAAATGGACAAACTTTGTTTGTTTGGTTAGAAGGTGATGAAAAGTCTGTGAAAACTCATAATTATATAACAGTATCGGCTGAGGAGTGGAGGACAGGAGGAGCGTGCACCTGCGTTGTGAATCTCGGTGGATGGATGATCAACAAAACTCTGCATTATTATG ATATCCAGGACACTTGTTATCCTCTCGTCAGAGTAACTCGAATTTTTGCAATTGCCACTGCTCTACTCTTTTTAACGACATTGTTAATTTTAGGAGGACGTTTGTAA